In a genomic window of Melitaea cinxia chromosome 27, ilMelCinx1.1, whole genome shotgun sequence:
- the LOC123666991 gene encoding uncharacterized protein LOC123666991, which produces MNPNDEDFERVVSGLLEKNVSDISDTEDRFLHDTHCLESDHDTASELCDTENQDPALVSDSDDEPLINLTSNRQYFLGKKVGNKQQFKWYKDPFRSSVRTPRHNIVEVQRPIGTRDCTEKIDFWNILFSEDILHIIVLHSNRKLEDMRQKYKREERPELKNIDITELCALIGCLLYTAIFKSNKEYIASLFATDGKGREIFRCVFSQKRFLMLLTVLRFDDPTTREERKKTDPATHVSELYDIFISNCQKYYTPGPHMCIDEMLVRCRCRCKILMYMPKKPGKYGIKVMCMTDASNNYLYNAYIYCGKDTDGQGLTDEEKEFSKPTQSILRLTKPIQNTNRNITGDNWFTSIEAVDLLKKNGLTYVGTMNKIKREIPTDFLPKRSRLVGETLYGFTKEMTMVLYVPKRNKAVVLLSSMHHDKCNDEEGEKSDIILFYNSTKNGVDGLDKMCKNARNIDTYTFLSEIADELCKPHMLRRYNNPNISRDVRASIKRILKIEDTDPGPQTSEKLAIRGTCTICPA; this is translated from the exons ATGAATCCAAATGACGAGGATTTCGAGCGTGTTGTATCGggattattagaaaaaaatgtgaGTGACATCAGCGATACGGAAGATCGATTTTTGCACGACACTCACTGCTTAGAATCGGATCACGACACTGCGAGTGAACTATGCGACACAGAAAATCAAGATCCAGCACTTGTCTCTGACTCTGATGATGAGCCTCTAATCAATTTGACAAGCAATAGGCAATACTTTTTAGGAAAAAAGGTCGGAAATAAACAGCAGTTTAAATGGTATAAAGATCCTTTCCGTAGCAGTGTTAGAACTCCAAGACACAATATTGTAGAAGTTCAAAGACCTATCGGAACGCGTGATTGCACTGAAAAAATAGACTTCTGGAACATTTTGTTTAGTGaagatattttacatataattgtTTTACATAGCAATCGAAAGTTAGAGGATATGAGACAGAAGTATAAAAGAGAAGAGAGGCCTGAATTGAAAAACATAGATATTACAGAATTATGTGCTTTGATTGGTTGCTTATTATATACAGCAATTTTTAAAAGCAACAAAGAGTATATCGCGTCTTTGTTTGCTACAGATGGCAAAGGTAGGGAAATATTTCGGTGTGTTTTTTCACAAAAGCGTTTTCTTATGTTACTGACGGTTTTGCGTTTCGATGATCCCACTACCAgagaagaaagaaagaagacaGATCCAGCTACACATGTATCTGAGTTGTATGATATTTTCATATCAAActgtcaaaaatattatactcCTGGCCCTCATATGTGCATCGACGAAATGCTTGTTAGATGCCGCTGTCGCTGTAAAATTCTCATGTATATGCCAAAGAAACCAGGAAAATATGGCATAAAGGTTATGTGTATGACAGATGCTTCGAACAATTATCTCTACAATGCTTACATATACTGTGGAAAAGACACCGACGGGCAAGGACTGACTGATGAAGAAAAAGAGTTTTCAAAACCTACACAGAGTATTTTACGCCTGACAAAACCAATTCAAAATACAAACAGGAACATTACCGGAGATAACTGGTTCACATCGATTGAGGCAGTAGATCTTCTGAAGAAAAATGGTCTCACGTACGTGGGCACTATGAATAAAATCAAACGAGAAATACCTACGGATTTTTTGCCCAAAAGATCAAGACTTGTAGGAGAAACTCTTTATGGCTTTACGAAGGAAATGACTATGGTCTTGTATGTACCAAAGCGCAACAAAGCAGTCGTTCTTTTATCATCCATGCATCATGACAAGTGTAATGATGAAGAAGGTGAAAAatcagatattattttattttacaattccACTAAAAATGGTGTTGATGGTCTGGATAAAATGTGCA AAAATGCAAGAAATATTGACACATACACTTTTCTAAGCGAGATAGCTGACGAACTTTGTAAACCTCACATGTTGCGCCGTTATAACAATCCCAATATTTCTCGCGACGTTCGTGCTTCTATCAAGAGAATCTTGAAAATAGAAGATACAGACCCTGGTCCCCAAACATCTGAAAAGCTGGCGATACGAGGAACGTGCACTATATGTCCAGCTTAG